GTACGAGAATCTGCTGGACGACCTGAAGGAGCGCAACGAGGAGATCAAGAAGCTCGTGGGGCTGATATCGGCGGAGAAGCTCTCCCAGGAGGATACGGAGGAGATAAGGTCGCTGTACACCAAGATAGTGAAGAAGCTCCATCCGGACCTCAATCCCGATGCCTCGATAGCGGACATCGCGCTCTTCCAGAAGGCCGTGGAGGCTTACAAGAGGGCGGATATCTTCATGATACGCGCCATCTACAGCTCTCTGGACTTCGACGAGCCCTGCAGGGTGTACGCCGAGAGCGTGAAGGCGAAGATCGCGGAGTTGGAGCAGCAGATCGAGATCATTAGATCGTCCTACCCGTTCGACAAGATTCCCTTCATGCAGGACCGCAATGCTGTGAGAGAAAGGAACGCTGAACTGAACGAGATGCTCGACAGCATCACCGAAGACCTGGAGCTCGTTAACAGGACGATAGCGGAGGTGACGGCATGACCATGCCTGTGGTGATACCGGACGACTTCGGCCTGATGGACCCTTCCAAGCTCACCGACATAGCTCCGATCACATTCAGGATACCTCTGATGGACACGGAGATAGTGGGGATATGCTTCAGGGGCGACCCGGAGGAGATCACCGCAGGTCTGAAGGAGTGGGACCTTCTGTCGCTGGTCAGGGAGCCGGACAACCCCTACGACAGGCGCGCAGTGAAGGTCCTCAACCAGGACGGGATGCACATAGGGTACATCCCCAGGGACAGGAACGAGACCGTCGCCAACCTGATGGACGCAGGGAAGCATCTGTACTGCGAGATAACCGGTATCGGGGGATTCAGGCACGACCCGTGCGTAAGGATAAGGGTGCTGATGGACGATCTGTGATTATCTGAAGCAGTGGGCAAATACGTGAATAGTGGAAAGGTTGCACAATGATTTATAAAGAAGATGAAACTATGAGAATTTGGTGAGATAAATGGCGACCAAGAGTTTCTTTGAGGATATGGTCATCGATACCGACGAGGCGGCCGACAGGCTGATAGCGGCGTTCGACGAGGCCGATTCAGGTGCGCCCGGTATCGACACCTCCGATACCCACAGGGTCGTGACGGACCCTGAAGAGCTGGGGAGGATCCTTAATTGGTGAATGAGCCATTCATAGCGCCTTTGCGTATTCTATTGAAGAAATATGGAGAGGACAAGGTGATAATGATCCTGAACGCGTACCATGATTGCGTCGGATCGGATCAGGAATCCTTCCTGAAGGATAAAGCCATAATGATGGAGAAGAAGAATATGTGCAGGACATATCTCGCCATCGATGGCGACAGCAAGATTCTTGGATACTACAGCATCGGACTCAGATGCATGAAGGTACCAGAGAAGATCAATGAGAAAGGTGAGAGGGAGAAGGATGACAGATTCACCATCAGGATGAATCTGGATCCTGAATCAAGGGTAGCGCAGTCTTATCTGATAGGACAGCTGAGCAGATCCAAGGATGCTCCAAAAGGCTTTGGGTCCAAACTGATGGAGGATGCCATCCATCATATCCTGGAGGCGAACCTCATAGTAGGTTGTAGACTGGTCAGGGTAGATTGTGAGGATGGATTGATAGATTACTATACTGATCTTGGATTCAGAAAGATCAAGAAGAATGATGACGAGGATTTGAATCAGATGGCCTATATTTTAAGGGTGTAATCGGGATAGCTCTCTTTGACGGAACTGACGACTGTTATCCCTGTATCCGAGCATTTAGTCGCCGGCTGTGATCATCTGACCCTGAAGGCGACGTTCATCGTCTTGGCGATGAGGGCGCATTCGTCCTCAGAGGATTGGGGTATGGAGCCTCCCACTATGGAGACGGTGACACCGGTAACGGTCTTACGGCACTCCGTGATGAAGTC
Above is a window of Thermoplasmata archaeon DNA encoding:
- a CDS encoding J domain-containing protein; the protein is MITENTIVKVTLGGGEDPMEKLTRLIIERDELLFHVVPELKVEYMLKVGALEHLVWKKRLELSMAKRRLSLIRSYLNRQEESDSEAIEETIRFEYENLLDDLKERNEEIKKLVGLISAEKLSQEDTEEIRSLYTKIVKKLHPDLNPDASIADIALFQKAVEAYKRADIFMIRAIYSSLDFDEPCRVYAESVKAKIAELEQQIEIIRSSYPFDKIPFMQDRNAVRERNAELNEMLDSITEDLELVNRTIAEVTA
- a CDS encoding restriction endonuclease; this translates as MTMPVVIPDDFGLMDPSKLTDIAPITFRIPLMDTEIVGICFRGDPEEITAGLKEWDLLSLVREPDNPYDRRAVKVLNQDGMHIGYIPRDRNETVANLMDAGKHLYCEITGIGGFRHDPCVRIRVLMDDL